Within the Saccharomyces mikatae IFO 1815 strain IFO1815 genome assembly, chromosome: 11 genome, the region TAAGTAAGGTTTGGATGCCAAGTAATATTATTCGCCATTTGTCACAATgtacttcaaaaaaaatcttacttttctatatatttggttggaaaatgaaaagtataAAGAAGGACAATAACAAATATGAGGCTGCTATTGTTGAGAAAGTTTGCATCTTATATACACActtctgaaaaattcatgaaGTTGAAGTCATATTgagttcttcttcttcttctctattGCCACATTTTTTGAGGTGGCATGAGATTGCTGATCACGTGAAATTAGCGACAGACATTCTATACAAACATCAAGGAAAAAGCGGACATTCTTTTGCAAGTAACAGCTAACAGCCTCATGATCACACAAATATGAATAATTTACCTACTCCTTCTAAGTTTTCCGAAGTTATTGGTGTagtatttcttttagtaGATAAAAGTAGTCCGAATTTCTAGTATAGCAGGTGTTAGGAGCAGAGTTATAAGTTATAGAATTTGAGCTGCGAAAGCATGATAAGCCGAGAACGTCAATAAATAAGCAAGCAATACTTGTGTTTAAGATAGTCTACGAGTGGTACTCACCAAAACTATGTGTGTTGTCATAAAACCTAAATATTAGCTTAAAAAAGTGATCATTCATGTAATCATTCTAAATGTTGATCATAATCTTGAACGGACCCGTTGCAAGTAAACGATATAGAATATTTGTCTGTGAGCTTGAACAAACAAATGATCTCtttgaaacaaatttttcttttcggaGAGCGCAAACAAacaagttttatttttttatattttttaatcaaatatattttttcaaaaatatattttaatataatatataactTTAAAAATGGTCATGTGACTACCTGTGCAACTTATACTGCTAATATTCGGAATAACTTTTTGATGGAGAGAGTTCCTGTTTTAAATATTTGTACTTAGTTTGTGCAGGCGATCCGAAATAGGCCGGCGGTATATCCCTAGAGTTATGTGAACCACCGATTTTTATCATCAAGTTTCTTTCATTCACATTTGGTAAAAGATATGAAACTTCAGCGTGCGGTAGGGGATAgatattttatataatttatAAACTAGCTTCAACGTTTACAAGGACGATATGTAATAATTGCagtatataagaaggaCTTGAAGCTAAGCTCTAGCGACTAGTACAGGTGAGGTATAAGTTATACAGAGGAGACAATTTGACTGGCATTTCTCAATATTTCGACCATCTTCTtacattcttttctccGTTGAATAGTTATATCATTCTCTTTGgttaattcttcaatatcttgCTTCCCATAGAGTTTTTCGAGtaaaactttttgaatatCAGTTTTACTTTTCACGATCAATTTGAGCATCAAAGCTTTTGGTACAATATCAGCAATGGTTCTTTTGacaatagaaaaataactGCTAATTAACAACTTGATCACTTCTGTTTCCATTGTCTCTCTCTCCGTCATTTGGCCAGTAGCTTTCAAAACAGGAGGGGGGGATTCTAAGGCTgccaatttctttttatttttagtgGAGAAGAAGCCGCCAAAAAATCCcgatttttcttccataGCTGGTGGCTTACTAGATGGTGGTTGAGCTGGTAAAGGTTTACCAGTCTTAGGATCAACAGTGACTTGGCGAGGgtgcaatttttcttctaccATAACCATTGCTTGAGAACCTTTCAAAAGATCCGGATGGGCTGTATTGATGTAGGTCTGTTCAGCTTTGATTATGTCGACAACAAATTCGTTTGTAGGGATAGTAGCATCCTTTAAAAATTGAATGAATTGATTAGAAATCGCTTCTCTTAAAGCAGGATATCTTGAGTATTTCGGTTGAGAGATAATCTGTTTCAGCATACGAACTAGTTCATCGAACACCAAAGTAACTAAACGTAAAGACGGTTCTTCAAACCTTCTAATTTGCTGTTTAACTAAAACTTCAAAGGCTTCTGTACCAACAAACAAGGATGGGGCCGAACCTGAACTATTGTACATGATGGTTCGAATGTCAGAATCTTTGATCTGATCGAATGGATCCAGAGAATCTACACCATTTTTAAAAGTTTCATGGAATACATAGGATATTCTTGCACCACCAGAAAGTTCTTGACTGGAAAGTTCTTTGGCTTCACCATCCAAAATGCCAGCATATTCATTAGAAAAATCGGTAATCATACTCAAAACGACGGAACTAGCTGAATCCATAGTTTCTGGGCCCAAATTTATGAGTTCgttttgatatttcttCAGTGTAGCCTCGATCTTAGCTTTGATCTCCGGCAAAGTTTGCCTAATGTGATGTAACAAGATTGAGTTTAATTTTTTAGCCAAATATGGTGTACCACAGTAATGTGCTTTAGAACTGTAGGATGGATGGTTCtcaaagaattttctttcgtTTTCAAGAGCTTCTCtgattgtttttttgtgtTCTATATCCTTCTGACCTCTATTGATAACTGGGATGTAACCATATCTCAAGGGAATGACTCTTCCAGCCAAAATATCTATGACATCTGTACCTTGATCCATCAAATCAACTTTGGTCAAAACACCAATAGTTCTCGTTCCCTCTGGATCGACTTCCCTGGCCAGCTTCAAACCATCACTGTTAGCCAAATCGGTGTTAGCGGCATTAACTGATAATATGATAGCATTTGGTTTGGAAATATACTTCAAAAGCATATCTTTGATTTGTCTTTCAATATCAGGAGGTTGGTCGCCTACAGGAACCTTCGTCAACCCAGGTAAATCAACTAATGTTAAAGTTAAAACATGGGGAGAATAAATTCTCAAGTTAATGGGCACGGAGGAAATTCCTGAATTGGCACCTGTAACTTTATCGGTTTCCTTGATGATTTCCTGTCtaatatcatcaaaattgTAAAATTTCCTACCTGGCAAATGCAGGAATTCACCCCATTCCTCCTTATTATCTTCGGATTGCCCATTATGTTGCTGCTCTTCCACCtcatccttttttttgtcattgTCGTTAATGTTTAAATCAATCAGTTCATTGGCAGCTTGGTTCACTTTAGCATGTTCTGACTTTTTTGGTCTTCTGTTAATCAATTGCAAAACTAGAGGTCTCCTAGTCACAATACCAGTACCTCTTGGCAAGAAGTCCCTACCAACAATATTCTCCAAAACGGACGACTTTCCTGATGACTGAGAACCGACAACAGTGATCTGAGGTAAATCAATAGGAGATTGAGATCCGCCTCCTAAAGGGGCTAAGGCATCCTGAAGCTTGTTAATAGTAGAAATTAAGTGCTCATCCATGTTATCTGATaatatgaaaaagttaGTATTCGTATGGCCACTTTCTGATGTTAAGAACCTATACAACGTTAAGTTGTAGTAAATAAACTACTATCTGTGTTCGTCCTGAAAGTTATATGTTGCTCTCTTGATGGCAAAGCGACGCGAATCATCTGCGCCCAGATT harbors:
- the VPS1 gene encoding dynamin-like GTPase VPS1 (similar to Saccharomyces cerevisiae VPS1 (YKR001C); ancestral locus Anc_2.511) → MDEHLISTINKLQDALAPLGGGSQSPIDLPQITVVGSQSSGKSSVLENIVGRDFLPRGTGIVTRRPLVLQLINRRPKKSEHAKVNQAANELIDLNINDNDKKKDEVEEQQHNGQSEDNKEEWGEFLHLPGRKFYNFDDIRQEIIKETDKVTGANSGISSVPINLRIYSPHVLTLTLVDLPGLTKVPVGDQPPDIERQIKDMLLKYISKPNAIILSVNAANTDLANSDGLKLAREVDPEGTRTIGVLTKVDLMDQGTDVIDILAGRVIPLRYGYIPVINRGQKDIEHKKTIREALENERKFFENHPSYSSKAHYCGTPYLAKKLNSILLHHIRQTLPEIKAKIEATLKKYQNELINLGPETMDSASSVVLSMITDFSNEYAGILDGEAKELSSQELSGGARISYVFHETFKNGVDSLDPFDQIKDSDIRTIMYNSSGSAPSLFVGTEAFEVLVKQQIRRFEEPSLRLVTLVFDELVRMLKQIISQPKYSRYPALREAISNQFIQFLKDATIPTNEFVVDIIKAEQTYINTAHPDLLKGSQAMVMVEEKLHPRQVTVDPKTGKPLPAQPPSSKPPAMEEKSGFFGGFFSTKNKKKLAALESPPPVLKATGQMTERETMETEVIKLLISSYFSIVKRTIADIVPKALMLKLIVKSKTDIQKVLLEKLYGKQDIEELTKENDITIQRRKECKKMVEILRNASQIVSSV